In a genomic window of Lycium ferocissimum isolate CSIRO_LF1 chromosome 9, AGI_CSIRO_Lferr_CH_V1, whole genome shotgun sequence:
- the LOC132031342 gene encoding uncharacterized protein LOC132031342 gives MASNLVKFHAQCIQIPHSSFHFNLTKFPYAKSLNSLGSTQQLNNLYLSFTFTKPLKKFQISPLQCSLSSPTPPASKEDAISQAKLSLFSTLEKPLNNPKLIGKIKKLKQPRFRVEIPVVDDSPSAISQLALDIFGNIPLKKKSPKIKILLLWPNKTLKQAAEIVFEKKYSNPIIENLDISSNIGEISADVLVFMAPEASRLSFMKDISDVFYPKPVVMFNPKWGFDEESSFGELSGFVSSFEVVYSFMGLEVRGILSNRKGVMFRCVKDGVLSGENSKWYVFVEEDGELKVVSRFKTRPSIVEVENVLYNLMAMNSPITKSAKFLKDLVSNVRGKK, from the coding sequence ATGGCTTCCAATCTTGTAAAATTCCATGCACAATGCATCCAAATTCCCCACTCATCATTCCACTTCAACCTCACCAAATTCCCATACGCAAAATCCTTAAACTCTTTAGGATCAacacaacaacttaacaatctTTATCTCTCTTTTACCTTCACAAAACCCTTAAAAAAGTTCCAAATTTCACCTCTTCAATGTTCGCTCTCTTCTCCTACCCCACCTGCCAGCAAAGAAGATGCAATTTCCCAAGCAAAATTATCTCTTTTTAGTACTTTAGAGAAACCACTTAACAATCCTAAACTCattggaaaaatcaagaaactcaAACAACCAAGATTTCGTGTTGAAATTCCAGTTGTTGATGACTCACCATCTGCAATATCTCAACTTGCTCTTGATATATTTGGAAACATAcccttaaaaaagaaaagtccaaAAATCAAGATTCTTCTTTTATGGCCTAATAAAACCTTAAAACAAGCTGCAGAGATAGTTTTTGAGAAGAAATATTCAAACCCCATTATAGAAAATTTAGATATTTCATCAAATATTGGTGAAATATCTGCTGATGTATTGGTTTTTATGGCTCCTGAGGCTTCAAGATTAAGTTTTATGAAGGATATTTCTGATGTGTTTTACCCAAAGCCTGTGGTGATGTTTAATCCTAAATGGGGTTTTGATGAAGAGAGTAGTTTTGGTGAGTTAAGTGGATTTGTGAGTTCTTTTGAGGTTGTGTATTCATTTATGGGATTGGAGGTTAGAGGGATATTGAGTAATAGAAAAGGGGTGATGTTTAGATGTGTTAAAGATGGTGTTTTGAGTGGCGAGAATTCGAAATGGTACGTGTTTGTTGAAGAAGATGGAGAGTTGAAGGTTGTTTCGAGGTTTAAAACAAGGCCATCGATCGTTGAAGTTGAGAATGTTTTGTATAACTTGATGGCTATGAATTCGCCAATTACAAAATCGGCGAAATTCTTGAAGGATTTGGTGTCAAATGTAAGGGGGAAAAAGTAA